From one Sesamum indicum cultivar Zhongzhi No. 13 linkage group LG13, S_indicum_v1.0, whole genome shotgun sequence genomic stretch:
- the LOC105176089 gene encoding beta-1,3-galactosyltransferase 7-like, translated as MKNKSRGKVSIKWIVIICISSFVLGMLCNKRMLASHRARDQILYRGRHLGDFEANSDDCVTNKKLIRDEEVMKEFTKAHEAIESLDSSITKLRWEFPSNKKSPKIGNYENMTAIPTYNDDTMIRKKAFMVVGINTAFSSRKRRDSIRETWMPTGKSLLQLEQEKGIVVRFMIGHSAISNSILDRAIDSEDALHKDFLRLNHVEGYHELSAKTKSFFSTVVKAWDANFYVKVDDDVHVNLGALAATLARHRNKPRVYIGCMKSGPVLYQKNVKYHEPEYWKFGEEGNKYFRHATGQIYAISKDLAKYISINQPILHKYANEDVTLGAWFIGLEVMHIDDRNMCCGTPPDCEWKAQAGNICVATFDWSCSGICNSVERIKIVHVKCGEDVTTLRNSLL; from the exons AATGTTGGCTTCTCATCGAGCAAGAGATCAAATTCTCTACAGAGGGCGACATTTAGGAGATTTTGAAGCTAACTCTGATGATTGTGTAACAAATAAG AAACTAATTCGCGATGAGGAAGTGATGAAAGAATTCACCAAGGCTCATGAAGCTATAGA ATCTTTGGACTCTTCCATTACTAAACTACGATGGGAGTTTCCATCAAACAAAAAGTCCCCAAAGATTGGAAACTATGAGAACATGACTGCGATTCCAACGTACAATGATGATACCATGATAAGGAAAAAGGCATTTATGGTTGTAGGTATAAATACAGCATTCAGTAGCAGAAAAAGACGTGATTCTATCAGAGAAACATGGATGCCGACAG GTAAAAGTTTGCTTCAGCTTGAGCAAGAAAAGGGTATTGTGGTTCGTTTTATGATTGGCCACAG TGCAATATCTAACAGCATTTTGGATCGTGCAATTGACTCTGAGGATGCCCTACACAAAGACTTTCTTAGGCTT AATCATGTTGAAGGATATCATGAATTATCAGCAAAGACAAAATCATTCTTTTCCACTGTTGTAAAAGCATGGGATGCTAATTTCTACGTCAAAGTGGATGACGATGTTCATGTAAACTTGG GCGCGCTAGCTGCAACTCTCGCACGCCATCGTAACAAGCCCCGAGTTTATATAGGATGTATGAAGTCGGGGCCAGTTCTTTATCAGAA gAATGTTAAATACCATGAGCCTGAGTATTGGAAGTTCGGGGAGGAAGGAAACAAATACTTTCGACATGCTACTGGACAAATATATGCCATATCAAAGGATCTAGCAAAATATATCTCTATCAATCA ACCTATTCTTCACAAATATGCTAACGAAGACGTAACTCTTGGTGCGTGGTTTATCGGTCTTGAAGTCATGCACATTGATGACCGCAACATGTGTTGTGGAACTCCGCCTG ACTGTGAATGGAAAGCTCAAGCTGGTAACATTTGTGTCGCAACATTTGATTGGAGTTGCAGTGGCATTTGCAACTCTGTGGAGAGAATCAAGATTGTTCATGTTAAGTGCGGTGAAGATGTTACTACTCTTAGGAACTCCCTTCTCTAA